A portion of the Lolium rigidum isolate FL_2022 chromosome 1, APGP_CSIRO_Lrig_0.1, whole genome shotgun sequence genome contains these proteins:
- the LOC124683573 gene encoding GDSL esterase/lipase At5g45910-like, with translation MAPARRRCAGWRLAAVLAAALQLLLAAAADAGKYNAVFNFGDSLVDAGNLVTEGIPDYLATARPPYGQSYFGYPTGRCSDGRLVIDFIAQEFGLPLLPPSRAKNASFARGANLAITGATALDTEFFQKRGLGKFVWNSGSLFTQIQWLRDLKPTFCNSTQECKDFFAKSLFVVGEFGGNDYNAPLFAGKDLKDAYQLMPHVVQGISDGVEQLIAEGAKDLIVPGVMPSGCFPVYLTMYVDPKEGYGTRSGCLKRFNTFSWVHNAMLKRALEKLRAKHPGVRIIYGDYFTPVIQFLLNAEKFGFHKQPPRACCGAPGQGPYNFNLTAKCGERGATACADPKTHWSWDGIHLTEAAYGHIARGWLHGPFTDEPIIQSS, from the exons ATGGCGCCGGCAAGGAGGAGATGCGCCGGGTGGAGGCTCGCTGCTGTCCTCGCGGCGGCGCTGCAGCTCcttctcgcggcggcggcggacgccgggAAGTACAACGCGGTGTTCAATTTCGGGGACTCGTTGGTGGACGCCGGGAACCTGGTGACGGAGGGCATCCCGGACTACCTGGCCACGGCGCGGCCGCCCTACGGCCAGTCCTACTTCGGTTACCCCACGGGCCGCTGCTCCGACGGCCGCCTCGTCATCGATTTCATCG CGCAGGAGTTCGGGCTGCCgctgctgcccccgtccagggCCAAGAACGCCAGCTTCGCGCGGGGCGCCAACCTCGCCATCACCGGCGCCACGGCGCTCGACACCGAGTTCTTCCAGAAGCGGGGGCTCGGCAAGTTCGTCTGGAACTCCGGCTCCCTCTTCACCCAAATCCAGTGGCTGCGCGACCTCAAGCCCACCTTTTGCAACTCCACTCAAG AGTGCAAGGACTTCTTTGCCAAGTCCCTGTTTGTCGtcggggaatttggtggaaacgacTACAACGCGCCGCTCTTCGCCGGGAAGGACCTCAAGGACGCCTACCAGCTGATGCCTCATGTGGTTCAGGGAATCTCAGATGGTGTTGAG CAATTGATTGCTGAGGGGGCAAAGGATTTGATTGTGCCTGGAGTGATGCCGTCTGGATGCTTTCCAGTGTACTTGACCATGTATGTTGACCCTAAAGAGGGGTACGGTACGCGGAGCGGCTGCCTCAAGCGTTTCAACACCTTCTCATGGGTGCACAATGCAATGCTCAAGCGTGCGCTGGAGAAGCTACGTGCCAAGCATCCTGGCGTGAGGATCATATATGGGGATTACTTCACACCGGTTATCCAGTTCCTGCTTAACGCTGAGAAGTTCG GATTTCACAAACAGCCACCTAGAGCATGCTGTGGTGCTCCTGGGCAGGGTCCTTACAACTTCAATCTGACAGCCAAGTGTGGTGAGCGTGGTGCTACGGCGTGTGCTGATCCAAAGACACATTGGAGCTGGGATGGGATTCACTTGACGGAGGCCGCATATGGACATATTGCCAGAGGTTGGTTGCACGGCCCATTCACGGATGAGCCTATCATACAGTCTTCCTGA